A single genomic interval of Aureliella helgolandensis harbors:
- a CDS encoding dockerin type I domain-containing protein translates to MHRLSLPKSRKLRVEQLEQRRLLATFTVLNSSDSGDGSLRQAIEQSNANPDSDDIVFNIQSPSLTIQLASPLPTLTSPVSIDGTTQPGFAGEPILVLSGIALEGKTSGITIAGGDSVLKGMVIQGFGGAGVRIDGLGNNTISNTYIGTDATGETEVPNDFAGIYIVDSSNNVIGGRYGLDGNLISGNRAEGIRIEGSSSTGNRIQGNRIGTDQQGIEAVPNGTAGVLLEGAASLNVIGTNGDGIEDANERNLISGNVGVGVRVYGAQANQISGNWIGLTASGRHALANGKQGILVDLQSTGNMIGSNADGLSDSLERNVVSGNGDSGIEFANAMTSANVVSGNYIGTDSSGEFPVSNVASGVELVDNSSGNVIGTRNGEYLGNLISGNGFSGIFITNSNDNRVGGNWVGVNAQGSGPLKNSGRGVVIGGTASRNLIGTDDNAVMDEGERNVLSGNLDQGVAIFDSNAQFNVIAGNFIGTDALGTTAIPNTSTGILLGAGTRQNVVGTTDQSRADSAAGNLISGNQIFGLRFRLGATQNRVGGNWVGLDATGERALPNGFSGIGSFEGATDNLIGGQTVQERNVISGNNEWGIRIQEDSGGNAIDGNWIGLSATGAELGNLLGGILLEDAADNSIGDLSANIIAFNGATGVAIEGDKSVRNWITKNAIFGHTGLGIDLSFDGADTNDLLDADSGPNDLQNYPVIEYVQRAESTNVSGVLNSLPNTTFLIELYVAENAESRQGQEFLNSVEVTTDGNGLGLWSASLRPLSDGQAIIATTRNLAAGHSEFSIPVVSLPPLEFRTPQQAWDEASGSFTASVHRNSLSSSQALTIEFGDFPSEQIQLPSSVTIPAGQESTDFVVGIVDDSIMENEVWVEIIGTAPGVAIGKLQIIITDNDVPKWHNAFQPLDVSGDRFVSPLDALLVINFLNSNLDQDLADREPLTPSVFMDVNEDGFITPFDALLVINFLNNNTGEGEASAPISRQSAIDQVFSAPWDGLESSYSRLSDGEVEEIFGYRRRR, encoded by the coding sequence GCCTTCCCTGACCATCCAATTGGCCAGCCCGCTGCCAACACTGACAAGTCCCGTCTCAATAGACGGAACGACCCAACCTGGCTTTGCTGGAGAGCCCATACTGGTACTTTCCGGTATCGCCTTGGAGGGGAAGACGTCGGGAATTACGATCGCTGGTGGTGACAGCGTCCTCAAGGGGATGGTGATCCAAGGCTTCGGCGGGGCTGGAGTTCGAATTGACGGGCTCGGAAACAACACGATTTCCAACACTTACATCGGGACGGATGCAACTGGAGAAACAGAGGTCCCCAACGACTTTGCCGGAATCTACATTGTGGACTCTTCCAACAATGTGATTGGAGGACGCTATGGCCTCGATGGGAATCTTATTTCTGGAAATCGAGCCGAAGGTATCCGAATTGAAGGGAGCAGTTCCACCGGCAATCGGATTCAGGGGAATCGTATCGGTACCGACCAGCAAGGAATCGAAGCGGTACCCAACGGAACGGCCGGCGTACTGCTCGAAGGAGCGGCCAGTCTCAATGTCATTGGCACCAACGGAGATGGCATCGAGGACGCTAACGAAAGGAATCTTATCTCCGGCAATGTCGGGGTGGGAGTGAGGGTGTATGGTGCTCAAGCGAATCAGATTTCAGGCAACTGGATCGGCCTCACGGCTAGCGGTCGCCATGCTCTCGCCAACGGAAAACAGGGAATCCTGGTCGACCTGCAATCGACGGGAAATATGATCGGCTCAAATGCTGACGGACTGAGCGACAGTCTCGAACGCAATGTCGTTTCCGGCAACGGTGATTCCGGAATCGAGTTTGCCAATGCAATGACTTCGGCTAATGTCGTTTCTGGGAATTATATTGGCACCGATTCCTCAGGGGAGTTTCCTGTTAGCAACGTGGCCTCGGGCGTGGAGCTGGTCGATAACAGCTCGGGAAATGTCATTGGCACTCGCAACGGTGAATATCTTGGCAACCTTATCTCTGGAAATGGGTTTAGCGGGATTTTTATCACGAACTCGAATGATAACCGAGTGGGCGGGAATTGGGTCGGTGTCAACGCTCAGGGAAGCGGCCCATTAAAGAATTCGGGACGAGGCGTGGTGATCGGTGGCACCGCCTCGAGAAATCTCATTGGAACCGATGACAACGCCGTGATGGATGAAGGCGAACGAAACGTATTGTCCGGAAACCTTGATCAGGGCGTGGCCATTTTTGACTCCAATGCGCAGTTCAACGTTATCGCAGGCAACTTTATTGGTACCGATGCGCTGGGAACGACCGCTATTCCCAACACATCGACGGGCATACTACTTGGGGCCGGTACTCGGCAAAATGTGGTCGGGACGACCGATCAGTCTCGAGCCGACTCGGCCGCTGGCAATTTGATCTCAGGCAATCAGATCTTCGGGCTGCGTTTTCGGTTGGGAGCAACACAAAATCGAGTTGGAGGGAATTGGGTCGGGCTCGATGCCACTGGCGAGCGAGCCCTGCCTAACGGGTTCAGCGGTATTGGCAGCTTTGAAGGGGCAACCGACAACCTGATCGGTGGCCAGACTGTCCAAGAACGCAATGTGATCAGCGGCAACAACGAATGGGGAATCCGTATCCAGGAAGACTCTGGCGGAAACGCAATTGACGGAAATTGGATAGGCCTATCGGCAACCGGAGCCGAGTTGGGGAATTTATTGGGAGGCATCTTGCTCGAAGATGCCGCTGATAATTCCATCGGCGACTTAAGCGCAAACATCATCGCATTCAACGGTGCCACTGGTGTTGCAATCGAAGGAGATAAGTCCGTTCGTAACTGGATCACGAAGAACGCTATTTTCGGTCATACAGGTCTGGGGATCGATTTGTCCTTCGATGGAGCGGACACGAATGATCTATTGGATGCAGATAGTGGCCCCAATGACTTGCAAAATTACCCTGTGATCGAGTATGTGCAAAGAGCGGAGTCCACGAATGTTTCAGGTGTATTGAACAGCCTACCGAATACAACTTTCCTAATCGAGTTGTACGTCGCTGAGAACGCTGAAAGCAGGCAAGGCCAGGAGTTCTTGAATTCCGTGGAGGTCACAACGGACGGGAACGGCTTGGGACTATGGTCGGCCTCCCTGAGGCCGCTCTCGGATGGGCAAGCAATTATCGCTACTACCAGAAACCTTGCTGCCGGGCACTCGGAGTTTTCGATTCCCGTGGTTAGCCTGCCGCCCCTCGAATTTCGCACTCCTCAACAGGCATGGGACGAAGCTAGTGGGAGCTTTACCGCTTCCGTCCACCGCAACAGTCTGTCTAGCAGCCAAGCGTTGACGATCGAATTCGGTGACTTTCCGAGCGAACAGATTCAACTACCGAGCAGCGTGACGATCCCCGCTGGCCAGGAGTCGACGGATTTCGTCGTAGGGATTGTTGACGACTCGATCATGGAAAATGAAGTGTGGGTTGAGATCATCGGAACCGCACCTGGTGTGGCTATCGGAAAGCTCCAGATCATCATCACCGACAACGATGTTCCGAAGTGGCACAATGCGTTCCAGCCACTCGATGTTAGTGGGGATCGATTCGTCTCACCGCTCGATGCCCTGCTCGTGATCAACTTTCTAAATTCAAACCTTGATCAAGATCTGGCCGACCGCGAGCCCCTTACACCGTCCGTGTTTATGGATGTGAACGAGGATGGTTTTATCACTCCCTTTGACGCTCTGCTAGTAATTAATTTCTTAAACAACAATACCGGTGAGGGCGAGGCTTCTGCTCCAATATCTAGGCAATCGGCTATTGATCAAGTATTCTCGGCACCTTGGGACGGACTGGAGTCCTCTTACT